The DNA sequence CGGCGATCTGACCTCTTCTTTAAAAGATATTTCCTACTTCAGACCCTCCAGTAACAATACCAATATTAAAGCGGGCTTAGATTATTTTATATCGCCAAAAACAACCTGGGGAGTAGTGCTCACCGGTAATATATCCCGCGATCATGACAGCAGTCCGGTTTACAGTTTACTATATGATAAAATTGGTGGCTTGGATTCTACCGTTAATTCACTTAATACCTCCAAAAATAAGTTCGATAGTAAAGGTATCAACCTAAACTACACTCACAAATTTGATAGTACCGGCAGGTCTCTTACCTTTGATCTGGATTACATCCACGATGTATCGGGCAGTAATCAATTGTTTGTAAATAATACTTTCTTGCCCGATGGTACTTTAACAAATTCACAGACTATAAGTGACAATTTGCCTTCTACCATTAATATTTACTCTGCAAAAGCCGATTATACTCATCCGCTGAAAGGCAAGGCAAAACTGGAGGCCGGTGTTAAGAGCAGCTATGTTAATACGGATAACGCTGCCAATTACTTTAACGTGATTGATAATGTAAGCACTATTGATTATAACAATACCAACCGGTTTTTGTACAAAGAAAATATAAATGCCGCTTATGTTAATTTCAATAAAACCTTTGGCCGGTTTTCATTACAAACAGGCCTGCGGTTAGAGAACACCAATGGCGACGGGCACCAGTTAGGGAATGGGCAAAAGGGTGATTCATCATTTGTTAAACATTATACTAATCTGTTCCCAACAACTTATTTTTCTTACAATCTGGATACCGCAGGCCATAACGTGTTGGTTGCTTCGTACGGCCGTAGAATTGGGAGACCGAGCTATGGAAGTTTAAATCCTTTTACTTTTTTTGTAGACAAGTTTACCTACTTTTCCGGCAATCCCTTTCTGAAACCACAGTTTACGGATAATTACAAACTGGCTTATAGTTTCAAAAGTTTATTTACAGTAGCGCTTGCCTATAATTACACAACCGATGTCCAAAATGAAACTATTCATAAAAACGGTAATGTATTTGTGAGCACTACGGGTAATATAGGGCAGCAGAAAACCTGGGATCTTTCGGTTAATAGCAATCTTCAGCCTACCAAATGGTGGTCGGTTAACTTATACGCCGAGGAATATAATAATACTTATCAGGGACAATTTTACACGGGTTACCTCCACCAATCACAATATACTTTTAGTGCCAATGGCAATAATCAATTCACCTTGTCAAAAACATGGAGCGCTGAGTTAAGCGGTTGGTATAATAGTGGGGGCACTTATGGGCAGTTTGTTTCTATACCTACAGGTATGGTTAATATTGCCGTTCAGAAAAAGATATTGAACAACAAGGGTTCAATCAAGTTAAACATGCGCGATGTTTTTAAATCATTTAGTCCAAGCGGTGCTATTACCAACATTGCAGATGCTACCGCAACCTACCACAACTTTGTAGATACACAAGTGGCCACCCTGGCATTTACCTACAGTTTTGGTAAATCGACTAATGTGCCGCATAAGCGTGACACCGGTGGTGCCGAAAGCGAACAAGGCCGGGCACATTGATTTTAGTAGTTATATAGTTTGATTTTATCCGTTCATCTTAGCTTTTCCCTGGAGAGGTTGTTATCAACGATAATGCTGGCAAATCGCAAATAATCGCAATTTTTTGCGAAGTTTGTGGTAATGACGGAATTGAATGAATATGAGTGTGAAATGTTGGATGCTATGCTGGAAGCTTTTGGTATACCAGACAGCCTGACACGCACGCAATTACTCAAACTTTTTGACGGGGACGAAGCTACCGCTTTTGCCATGGTGCAAATATTGACATGGGAGGGGTTGATCAAGGAGTCGGGCAATCATGGCGATTACGAACTGCCGGAGAAACTGATATTGAAGCCAAAAGGCGAGAAGTTTCTTAAAGATGGCGGCTTTAGCCGGCGTTACCAGTTGGAGCAGCAAAAGCCTGTGGAGGTTGGCGGCACGTTAGTTAAATTACAGCAGCAAAATATGCGCCTGCAAACCGAAAAACTGGCTAACCAGTCGGAAATTTCCCGTCTTGAAAAACAAATCAATAGCTACCGCACCCGGCAATATATTTGGTGGGCGCTGATCGCTATTGCTTTGATCCTGGGCTACTGGCTGGGCCATCGTTAGGAGCGTTCGCCCAGGAATTAATATATTTAATTAACAGGCTCAACGCCTTTTTCTGTATCGTCGCCGTCCTCCCTTTCTACGGTGATAGTACATTCGGTCACCAGGGCAGCCAATGTACCCACAGCAGCAAATACCGGTGCCAGTATAACCCCCAGTAAACCCACGCTTAAAGGAAAGCTCATGAGTTCCTTACCGCTCTTGTCGTTAATTGTTATCCGGCTCACATTACCTTCATGAACCAGTTCTTTTATTTTTCCCAGCAGGGCTCCGCCACTGATGGAAAATGATTCTTTTTTACCCATTTGCAGAAATTTATAATTTATTGATTGGATGGTAATCAGCAGTTTTTGTTACAATTAAACCTTCACGATCATTTTGCCCTCGTTCCTGCCTTCAAACAAACCAATAAAAGCCTCCGGCAGGCGGTCAAAACCATTCAGTATAGTTTCAGAATACGTTATTTTTCCTTCGTTTAACCAGGAAGATAACCTGGTGATGCCTTCTGGGAATTTTGATGCATAGTCTGCTATTAAAAAGCCCTGAATGGTGAGAAATTTATAAACAACTAGTGGTAATAAGCTCGGACTTATTTGTTCTGTGGTATCATTGTAGTTTGATATGGAACCGCAAACCGGTATCCGGCCATATTTATTTATGTTGGCAATTACCGCATCGGAAATGGCGCCGCCAACATTATCAAAATAAATATCAACTCCGTTAGGGCAAGCCTTTGCTATGGCCACTTTCATATCAGGGGTAGTTTTATAATTGATAGCGTCATCAAAGCCGAATTTGGTTTTCAATAATTCTACTTTTTCATCTGTACCGGCAACGCCAATCACCCGGCAACCCATTAACTTACCTATCTGCCCGGCTATACTTCCAACAGCGCCCGCAGCACCCGAAACAACCAGTGTTTCGCCTGTCTGGGGTTTACCAATCTCCAATAATGCAAAATAGGCTGATAAGCCGGTTATCCCTAAAACACCCAGGTAAGTGCTTAAAGGAGCCAGCGTTGAACTTATTTTAATCAGCCCTTCTCCGTTGGATACCTGGTATTCCTTCCAATCAAGATACTGTTTCACATATTCGCCCTTGCTAAAGTCTTTGTTCCTTGATTCTACTACTTCGGCAATGATCATTGACGATAGGGGGGCGTCGAGTTCAAAACGTGGTGACTTTGTTCCTGACATTTTACCCCGCAGGTACGGATCGATGGATACATACAACGTTTTTAACCATATTTCACCAGGGCCAATTGGAGGCATAGGTTCTGTTATCAATTTAAAATCACTTGCTACAGGCATCCCTGATGGCCTGCTGTTTAATATAATTGTTCTGTTATTCATGATAATATAAAATAAATTATAAGTCATGGATTTATATTCCATGGATTATATATGATTAAATTTTTTTACTTTCTTATTTTTTCCAAAAGATCATTCAGCAGATCTGCTTCTTTATCATTAAGGCCGTAATGAATTTTATCAAAAAGCTCACGGCCTTTAACCGCAGCCTTTTCTCCCTCTGGGGTTAATTTGATATATACCACCCGCTGATCAGAATGCGCCCTGTCCTTTTGAATAAAACCCTTATCCATCAGTTTATTCAGCATTCTGGATACATTGGGCATACGATCAATTAAACGTTCCCTGATCAGATTTACGTTTGCAGTATGATTCGGCTGACCTTTCAAAATGGTTAACACATTCAATTGTTGTAATGACAGGTCAATAGGCCTTAGTGCAACAGCTATTTCGTTCAGAAGCCAGTTGGCCGTAAAGATGATATTCATCCCGGCTCTATGCTGTGGAGCATTGAAATGCTGCTGTTTTATCTCTTCTTCTATTTTCACACTACAAATATATACCATGGATGGTAATTTTAACCTGTCAGTTAACCACTCTTTGCAGCATTTACCATAGACTGACATTTTTAAGGCAAGCATATTACCGGAAATTATATTTGATAAAACCTTTTACTATTGTACTTTCAATATTTTTACTATTTTCGCAATCGATTGTAAAAGCCTTTTAATATATTCTCAATTACCCCGTTGATATGATGCGATTACTTTACAAAATAGATGGTTCAGGCATTGTTGTCAAACGATTTTACAGTTCATTCATCCTCATTTAATCTATATCTCTAATTAATTTCTGATGAAAAAAACATTTGCTCTGATCGCTTTACTAGCTTTAGTAGCCGGTCCATCTTTTGGCGCTTTACATCCTAAAACAGATACGCCTTTATATAAAAATAGTAAGGCTGCCATTCATGATAGGGTGGAGGATTTGCTATCGCGGATGACCTTGCAGGAAAAGATTCAGCAATTGCAAAACCGGGCTTCGGGTGGTGCCGCCGATATCGAGAATATTTTCAAAGGTAACAGCTACGGTTGTACCCATGAAATGAACAGGACAGCAGCTGAATGTGCCGATATGTATCAGAAACTGCAAACCTATATGCTCACCAAAACCAGGCTGGGTATACCTATCCTTACTGCAGCCGAAGGCATTGAAGGTATATTACAAAATAATTGTACTATTTACCCGCAAGCATTGGCGCAGGGCAGTACTTTCAATCCCGCTCTGATTCGGAGGATGACGGAAACAGCTGGAGCCGAAGCCAACGCCATAGGTATCCACCAGATTCTTTCGCCGGTGTTGGATATTGCAAGAGAGCTGCGATGGGGGCGTGTTGAAGAAACTTTTGGCGAAGATCCGTACCTGATAGCCGAAATGGGCGTAGCCTTTGTTAACGGTTATCAAAAATACCCTATTACCTGTACCCCAAAACATTTTATGGCGCATGGCAGTCCTTCGGGTGGTTTAAATTGTGCAAACGTAAGCGGTGGTGAACGGGAGTTGCGGAGCCTGTACATGTATCCCTTTAAAAGGGTTATAGCTGAAACCAATCCTCTATCCGTAATGTCATGTTATAGCTCGTATGATGGTGTGGCGCTTTCTGGCTCACATTATTATATGACCGATATATTGCGCGGAGAGCTTGGCTTTAAAGGGTATGCCTACTCTGATTGGGGATCGGTTGATCGTTTGCAGACCTTTCATCATGCTGTTGAAACCCAGGAAGACGCCGCGAAAATGGCTTTAATAGCTGGTATTGATCTGGATGTCGATGGCGCTTATGAAACCCTGGAAAGAATGGTAGGCAGCGGTAAATTAGATAAGAAATATATCGATCAGGCGGTGAGAAGAGTTTTAACGGTGAAGTTTACCCTGGGTTTGTTTGATCATCCCTATGGCGATCCGGCCAAGGTGAGCAAGATGGTTCACAGTGCTGCGAATATTGCCATGTCTAAAGAAGTTGCTGACGAAAGTGCCATTTTGGTTAAGAATAGCAATAATATTTTGCCTTTAAATCTGTCCAAATACAAATCCATAGCAGTGGTGGGCCCTAACAGTAACCAAACCATTTTTGGCGATTACTCCTGGACGCAAAGAGATACCAAAGAAGGTGTAACCCTGCTGCAAGGCCTTAAAGATGTTATCGGCAATAAAGCTATTATCCGTAATGTAGAAGGCTGCGACTGGTGGAGCCAGAACAAAACCAATATTCCGGAAGCGGTGAAGGCTGTTGAAGCAAGCGATCTGGCCATCGTGGCTATCGGTACGCGCAGTACGTTTTTGGGTCGTAGTCCTAAATATTCTACTGCAGGCGAAGGATTTGACCTTTCATCATTGGAACTACCCGGTGTACAGGAAGATCTGCTGAAAGCGATAAAAGCTACGGGAAAGCCTATGATTGTGGTGTTTATATCGGGTAAGCCGCTGGCTATGCCTTGGGTAAAAGATAATGCCGATGCTGTGCTTGTTCAATGGTATGGCGGTGAACAGCAGGGCCGTACATTGGCCGATATCCTGACCGGAGCTATAAATCCGTCAGGCAGACTGAATATTTCCTTCCCGAGGAGTACCGGCAATACCCCATGCTTTTATAATCATTATGTAACCGACAGGGAAGAACCGTTTGATGGTCCGGGTACCCCCGAAAAACCTAATATGCACTACGTTTTTGACAAACCCGAGGCTGTCTGGAGCTTTGGTTATGGCTTAAGCTATACCAATTTTAAATACGTAAGCTGTTCCCTGGCCGATTCTGTTTTTTCGGCAGCAGGCGGAACTATTAAAGTAGAGGTAGAGGTTGAAAATACAGGCACCCGTGATGGGAAAGAAGTAGTGCAGCTGTATG is a window from the Mucilaginibacter inviolabilis genome containing:
- a CDS encoding DUF4342 domain-containing protein, with product MGKKESFSISGGALLGKIKELVHEGNVSRITINDKSGKELMSFPLSVGLLGVILAPVFAAVGTLAALVTECTITVEREDGDDTEKGVEPVN
- a CDS encoding glycoside hydrolase family 3 N-terminal domain-containing protein, with the translated sequence MKKTFALIALLALVAGPSFGALHPKTDTPLYKNSKAAIHDRVEDLLSRMTLQEKIQQLQNRASGGAADIENIFKGNSYGCTHEMNRTAAECADMYQKLQTYMLTKTRLGIPILTAAEGIEGILQNNCTIYPQALAQGSTFNPALIRRMTETAGAEANAIGIHQILSPVLDIARELRWGRVEETFGEDPYLIAEMGVAFVNGYQKYPITCTPKHFMAHGSPSGGLNCANVSGGERELRSLYMYPFKRVIAETNPLSVMSCYSSYDGVALSGSHYYMTDILRGELGFKGYAYSDWGSVDRLQTFHHAVETQEDAAKMALIAGIDLDVDGAYETLERMVGSGKLDKKYIDQAVRRVLTVKFTLGLFDHPYGDPAKVSKMVHSAANIAMSKEVADESAILVKNSNNILPLNLSKYKSIAVVGPNSNQTIFGDYSWTQRDTKEGVTLLQGLKDVIGNKAIIRNVEGCDWWSQNKTNIPEAVKAVEASDLAIVAIGTRSTFLGRSPKYSTAGEGFDLSSLELPGVQEDLLKAIKATGKPMIVVFISGKPLAMPWVKDNADAVLVQWYGGEQQGRTLADILTGAINPSGRLNISFPRSTGNTPCFYNHYVTDREEPFDGPGTPEKPNMHYVFDKPEAVWSFGYGLSYTNFKYVSCSLADSVFSAAGGTIKVEVEVENTGTRDGKEVVQLYVHDKFSSVATPVKQLKAFKKQLIKAGKREKITLTVPVSELGLYNERMQYVVEPGEFEIQIGSASDNIHFNKTITVK
- a CDS encoding MarR family winged helix-turn-helix transcriptional regulator, with product MVYICSVKIEEEIKQQHFNAPQHRAGMNIIFTANWLLNEIAVALRPIDLSLQQLNVLTILKGQPNHTANVNLIRERLIDRMPNVSRMLNKLMDKGFIQKDRAHSDQRVVYIKLTPEGEKAAVKGRELFDKIHYGLNDKEADLLNDLLEKIRK
- a CDS encoding TonB-dependent receptor domain-containing protein, with translation MKLPSLIFLTFFTLFLFNFADAQTKGGSISGAVLDDARKPLDGATVILLTAKDSVVLSTKLANTDGSFAFQNLKDNTYIIKTSYIGYKNYRSEPVPVNGQKTVKLPPFILSSIGKKLDEVTVTAQKSYVQQKIDRTVVNVGALISNTGANALEVLAKTPGVLVDADGNITFKGKSGVMVMIDDKPTYLSAANLATYLRSLPSSALDQIELMDNPPAKYDAAGNAGVINIKTKKNTTRGFNAVVSANFAQGFYGRTNESINFNYRIDKVNIFTNVAYNKQKTFRRLEIDRNYLDANGDLTSSLKDISYFRPSSNNTNIKAGLDYFISPKTTWGVVLTGNISRDHDSSPVYSLLYDKIGGLDSTVNSLNTSKNKFDSKGINLNYTHKFDSTGRSLTFDLDYIHDVSGSNQLFVNNTFLPDGTLTNSQTISDNLPSTINIYSAKADYTHPLKGKAKLEAGVKSSYVNTDNAANYFNVIDNVSTIDYNNTNRFLYKENINAAYVNFNKTFGRFSLQTGLRLENTNGDGHQLGNGQKGDSSFVKHYTNLFPTTYFSYNLDTAGHNVLVASYGRRIGRPSYGSLNPFTFFVDKFTYFSGNPFLKPQFTDNYKLAYSFKSLFTVALAYNYTTDVQNETIHKNGNVFVSTTGNIGQQKTWDLSVNSNLQPTKWWSVNLYAEEYNNTYQGQFYTGYLHQSQYTFSANGNNQFTLSKTWSAELSGWYNSGGTYGQFVSIPTGMVNIAVQKKILNNKGSIKLNMRDVFKSFSPSGAITNIADATATYHNFVDTQVATLAFTYSFGKSTNVPHKRDTGGAESEQGRAH
- a CDS encoding NADP-dependent oxidoreductase: MNNRTIILNSRPSGMPVASDFKLITEPMPPIGPGEIWLKTLYVSIDPYLRGKMSGTKSPRFELDAPLSSMIIAEVVESRNKDFSKGEYVKQYLDWKEYQVSNGEGLIKISSTLAPLSTYLGVLGITGLSAYFALLEIGKPQTGETLVVSGAAGAVGSIAGQIGKLMGCRVIGVAGTDEKVELLKTKFGFDDAINYKTTPDMKVAIAKACPNGVDIYFDNVGGAISDAVIANINKYGRIPVCGSISNYNDTTEQISPSLLPLVVYKFLTIQGFLIADYASKFPEGITRLSSWLNEGKITYSETILNGFDRLPEAFIGLFEGRNEGKMIVKV